One genomic segment of Helianthus annuus cultivar XRQ/B chromosome 14, HanXRQr2.0-SUNRISE, whole genome shotgun sequence includes these proteins:
- the LOC110908556 gene encoding probable aldo-keto reductase 4, whose amino-acid sequence MEGGVRRIKLGSQGMEVSVMGLGCMSLTASAYGPAKPKEDMIKIIHHAVKSGITHLDTSDCYGSHANEILIGKALKGLERGSVQLATKFGIKSLVDCEVCGDPEYVRACCEASLKRLDVDYIDLYYVYCVDSRVPIEITMRELKKLVEEGKIKYIGLSKASPSTIRRAHSVDHLITAVQLEWSLWTRDHEEEVIPTCRELGIGIVPSLPLGGGFLALGPKLVEGMLDEDLRKYNPRLQGENLEHNKILFEQIHKIAEKKGCTMSQLAMAWLLHQGTDLSPIPGSSKMENFNQSIGALSVKLSP is encoded by the exons ATGGAAGGAGGAGTGAGAAGGATTAAGCTTGGATCTCAAGGTATGGAAGTATCAGTTATGGGATTAGGATGCATGAGCTTGACTGCTAGTGCCTATGGACCTGCCAAACCCAAAGAAGACATGATCAAAATCATCCACCACGCCGTTAAATCCGGCATCACTCATCTTGACACCTCCGACTGCTACGGCTCTCACGCCAACGAAATCCTCATTGGCAAG GCGTTGAAGGGACTGGAAAGAGGAAGTGTGCAACTGGCAACGAAATTTGGTATCAAATCGTTGGTAGACTGTGAAGTATGTGGTGATCCGGAGTATGTTAGAGCTTGTTGTGAAGCAAGTTTGAAACGCCTTGATGTCGATTACATTGATCTGTATTATGTCTATTGTGTAGATTCTCGTGTTCCTATCGAGATCACA ATGAGAGAACTCAAGAAACTGGTTGAAGAGGGTAAAATCAAATATATAGGTTTATCTAAGGCCTCACCTTCCACCATCAGAAGAGCCCATTCTGTTGATCATCTAATTACAGCTGTGCAGTTAGAGTGGTCACTATGGACTAGAGACCATGAAGAAGAAGTAATTCCAACTTGCAG AGAATTAGGTATTGGGATTGTTCCGTCCTTACCTCTCGGAGGAGGGTTCCTTGCTTTGGGTCCGAAGTTGGTGGAGGGCATGCTAGATGAAGATCTTAGGAAG TACAATCCAAGATTACAAGGAGAGAATCTTGAACACAACAAGATCTTGTTTGAGCAGATTCATAAGATTGCAGAGAAGAAAGGGTGCACCATGTCTCAGTTGGCAATGGCATGGCTCCTGCACCAAGGGACTGACCTGAGTCCCATCCCAGGCTCCTCAAAGATGGAGAACTTTAACCAAAGCATTGGTGCTTTGTCTGTCAAACTCTCACCATAG